In a genomic window of Mycolicibacterium neoaurum VKM Ac-1815D:
- a CDS encoding N,N-dimethylformamidase beta subunit family domain-containing protein, translating into MNGKSSLQQKIYGYTDRFSARVGESLSLHVSCRDSDVYDLAVVRLHHGWEGSKGPGFIETVVPSDIDGQYPGTHYRCVPGSFVEIPERNELLANPLGLEISVAVYPTLRGGDQESSVGAYNISNASNTLTEASQAIMGNLDTENLRGWALSLDDGRPTFTYAAGGALQTVAMNRQLQNHHWYQLVLKVPTQAGEISFECTPLKSPTDLHVAAASGAEPESVRKRTDASFSPSSSAFRIGALAALAEGRWVATACFNGKIGALSVDRATSEGHEQVARWHFGRSNRPDGLLLTHVVDESVNELHGTCVNSPVRAVTGPGHNGIVRDFRQSPDEYDAIMFHDDDITDADWPAALIFSVPETMDSGVYAFRLTVDGVDHHVPFFVGPNPSRRRDVAVLFPTGTYLAYANDSVSFQADAMENLLGHTPVVHIEDLSLQETPEFGRSCYEAHNDGYGVVLSGSRRPIVTMQPRYCYPFSIDAPWTLASDLFLVHWLETIGCEFDAITDEVLDREGSELLDQYSVVITGSHPEYVSRKELDALEAFTAGGGRLMYLGGNGFFATASFDPESSHVVEVRRASGGTRPHQTPFAEQHHANSGEAAGLWRDKGKAPDRLVGVGMSSQGFDHSTYYERLEDSFDPRAEFIFEGIGESERIGDFGIAGGGAAGCEVDFYNPALGSPPDTLLLATSGGFTDAYQLVVEEIFEMVAGIGGSEHPSVRSDIVYGALRGGGGFFAVGSIAWSAALSHNNYENNVARLTENVLRRFRDSEPLK; encoded by the coding sequence ATGAACGGCAAGAGCAGCCTTCAGCAGAAAATCTACGGCTACACAGATCGCTTCTCGGCACGCGTGGGAGAGTCCCTGTCCCTGCACGTCAGCTGCCGTGACAGCGATGTCTACGACCTCGCCGTGGTTCGCCTGCACCACGGGTGGGAAGGCTCGAAGGGCCCAGGCTTTATCGAGACGGTGGTGCCGAGCGACATCGACGGGCAGTACCCCGGCACCCATTACCGATGCGTTCCGGGCTCCTTCGTCGAAATCCCTGAACGTAATGAACTTCTGGCCAATCCACTGGGCCTGGAGATCTCTGTTGCCGTCTACCCCACGTTGCGAGGCGGCGACCAAGAGAGCTCGGTGGGTGCCTACAACATCAGCAATGCTTCGAATACGCTGACGGAAGCTTCGCAGGCGATCATGGGCAACCTAGATACCGAAAATCTGCGTGGATGGGCACTTAGCCTGGACGATGGTCGGCCAACCTTTACCTACGCCGCGGGCGGGGCTCTTCAGACCGTCGCGATGAATCGACAGCTCCAGAATCACCACTGGTATCAGCTGGTCTTGAAAGTGCCCACGCAGGCCGGGGAGATTTCCTTCGAGTGCACTCCCCTCAAAAGCCCTACAGATCTGCACGTCGCTGCAGCCTCCGGCGCCGAACCGGAGTCCGTACGCAAACGTACGGATGCAAGCTTCTCACCAAGCAGCTCGGCGTTCCGGATCGGCGCTCTGGCGGCACTTGCCGAAGGTCGATGGGTCGCGACGGCGTGTTTCAACGGCAAGATCGGAGCGCTTTCGGTAGATCGCGCTACCTCCGAAGGCCACGAGCAGGTTGCGCGTTGGCACTTTGGCCGCAGTAACAGGCCCGATGGTCTATTGCTGACCCACGTTGTTGACGAGTCCGTCAACGAACTTCACGGCACATGTGTGAATAGCCCCGTGCGTGCTGTCACCGGTCCTGGGCACAACGGCATCGTTCGCGATTTCAGGCAGTCGCCGGACGAGTACGACGCCATCATGTTTCATGACGACGACATCACCGACGCCGACTGGCCAGCTGCGCTGATTTTCAGTGTGCCCGAGACGATGGACAGTGGCGTCTACGCATTCCGGCTCACTGTCGATGGCGTGGATCACCACGTCCCCTTCTTCGTAGGCCCGAACCCGTCTCGTCGGCGCGACGTAGCGGTACTGTTCCCGACGGGAACCTACCTCGCCTACGCGAACGACAGTGTCTCCTTCCAAGCGGACGCGATGGAGAACCTGCTCGGCCATACCCCGGTTGTGCACATAGAAGACCTTTCGCTGCAAGAAACCCCGGAGTTTGGCCGCTCCTGCTACGAGGCCCACAACGACGGATACGGCGTTGTGCTGTCCGGCAGTCGCCGGCCGATCGTCACAATGCAGCCGCGCTACTGCTACCCGTTTTCCATCGACGCACCGTGGACGCTCGCGTCAGACCTCTTCCTCGTCCACTGGTTGGAAACGATCGGTTGCGAGTTCGACGCGATTACTGACGAAGTCCTCGATCGCGAGGGCTCCGAGTTGCTCGACCAGTACAGCGTGGTAATCACCGGCAGCCATCCCGAATACGTCAGTCGCAAGGAGCTGGACGCGCTCGAGGCCTTCACGGCCGGCGGCGGTCGTCTGATGTACCTGGGAGGCAACGGATTCTTCGCCACCGCATCCTTCGACCCCGAGAGCTCGCACGTGGTCGAGGTGCGTCGTGCGTCCGGCGGCACCCGACCGCACCAGACACCCTTCGCTGAACAACATCACGCGAATTCCGGAGAAGCAGCGGGGCTATGGCGGGATAAGGGCAAGGCTCCCGACCGCTTGGTAGGCGTAGGCATGTCTTCGCAAGGTTTCGATCATTCGACCTACTACGAGCGGTTGGAGGACAGCTTCGATCCGCGCGCTGAGTTCATCTTCGAGGGCATCGGCGAATCTGAGCGGATCGGCGATTTCGGCATTGCCGGCGGCGGCGCCGCCGGATGCGAAGTCGACTTCTACAACCCGGCTTTGGGATCTCCCCCTGACACGCTCCTGCTGGCTACCTCGGGAGGATTCACCGATGCCTACCAATTGGTCGTCGAGGAGATATTCGAGATGGTTGCGGGGATCGGCGGCAGCGAGCATCCGTCCGTGCGGTCAGACATCGTCTACGGCGCTCTTCGAGGGGGTGGTGGCTTCTTCGCTGTTGGGTCGATTGCTTGGTCTGCGGCCCTGTCGCACAACAACTACGAAAACAATGTCGCCAGATTAACGGAGAACGTGCTGCGACGGTTCCGGGACTCCGAGCCACTGAAGTAG
- a CDS encoding ABC transporter permease: MSDVTCSRGGRRTLWSWFWVVVFLLYAPIGVLVVFSFNDNAVPALPLTDATTRWYVDAFSNGPLLDSIWASVITAMWTAVISVAIGLSAVLGLQRWGGSRGKGALATLFMSPLVMPYVVLGVSLLMLLRLLGVERSLATVILGHVVLTLPFVVLILQPRLAQIPAALHEASRDLGASEFITFWKVTAPLMAPATFSALLVAFTVSFDEYAVASFVVGERPTFPVYLFSQLRFPQQLPEVMAVAVAALVASLVILVVAETGRRIAENRISPELSEK; this comes from the coding sequence ATGAGTGACGTCACCTGCAGCCGCGGCGGCCGCAGAACCTTGTGGTCCTGGTTCTGGGTAGTGGTGTTCCTTTTGTACGCCCCGATCGGGGTTTTGGTGGTGTTCAGCTTCAATGACAATGCTGTGCCCGCCCTTCCGCTGACAGACGCCACGACGCGGTGGTACGTGGACGCGTTTTCCAATGGGCCGCTTCTGGACTCAATCTGGGCCAGCGTTATCACCGCCATGTGGACCGCAGTAATCAGCGTCGCCATCGGGCTTAGCGCGGTGCTCGGTCTCCAACGTTGGGGCGGAAGTCGCGGAAAGGGCGCTTTGGCAACGCTATTCATGAGTCCTCTGGTCATGCCGTATGTGGTGCTGGGCGTCTCGCTGCTGATGCTGCTACGACTTCTCGGAGTGGAACGCTCACTGGCCACGGTGATCCTCGGGCACGTTGTCCTGACGTTGCCATTTGTCGTGCTCATCCTGCAGCCGCGTTTGGCGCAGATCCCGGCGGCACTGCACGAGGCCTCGCGCGATTTGGGGGCCAGCGAGTTCATCACCTTCTGGAAAGTTACTGCGCCTCTCATGGCGCCCGCGACATTCTCCGCGCTGCTGGTTGCCTTCACTGTTTCGTTCGACGAATACGCCGTAGCGTCCTTCGTCGTTGGGGAACGGCCAACCTTTCCCGTCTACCTTTTCAGTCAGCTCAGGTTTCCTCAGCAGTTGCCGGAAGTGATGGCTGTCGCGGTGGCAGCCCTGGTCGCATCACTAGTAATCCTCGTCGTGGCCGAAACCGGCCGACGAATCGCCGAAAACCGAATTAGCCCGGAGTTATCAGAGAAATGA
- a CDS encoding ABC transporter permease, giving the protein MINQRKDAAVRAGLLITPASWLILLFVTPIILLALYSVGLIRVFPDDPTFNVEGWSAFFSSSIYFPLLWKSIRTALIVGVVAVLLAYPVAYVLAMLAGRRRFTLLLVVMVPFWTSFLLRVLAWKVVLSENGVFNSFLAYTGINADGQPIQFIYSTTAVTVVLIYVWLPFVVLPIFVSLTSLDQRLFEAAADLGARRLVTFWTITLPLTLPGVVAGFAFAFIPVIGEYVTPTLVGGTGGFLYGNSVADAFGAGFDWQTGSVLAIALFVAVALTTMLFVRSLRSGGASVGMVR; this is encoded by the coding sequence GTGATCAACCAGCGGAAAGACGCCGCGGTCCGCGCAGGTCTCCTAATTACCCCCGCGAGTTGGCTAATCCTGCTGTTTGTCACTCCAATCATCCTTCTGGCCCTCTATAGCGTCGGTCTGATCCGCGTTTTCCCGGACGACCCCACCTTCAACGTCGAAGGATGGAGCGCCTTCTTCTCCAGCTCCATCTACTTCCCGTTGCTGTGGAAGTCGATACGCACGGCTTTGATCGTCGGGGTAGTTGCCGTTCTGCTTGCCTACCCAGTCGCGTATGTGCTGGCGATGCTGGCGGGGCGGCGGCGCTTCACGCTACTGCTGGTGGTGATGGTGCCCTTTTGGACCAGCTTCCTCCTTCGAGTGCTGGCGTGGAAGGTCGTCCTGAGTGAAAACGGAGTCTTCAACTCATTTCTGGCCTATACCGGGATAAACGCGGACGGTCAGCCCATCCAGTTCATTTACAGTACGACGGCGGTCACAGTCGTATTGATCTATGTCTGGCTGCCATTCGTGGTCCTACCGATCTTCGTTTCGCTGACCTCGCTCGACCAACGCCTATTCGAGGCTGCAGCCGATCTGGGGGCGCGGCGACTGGTCACGTTTTGGACGATCACGCTGCCGCTGACGCTCCCCGGCGTAGTGGCAGGATTCGCCTTCGCCTTCATCCCCGTCATCGGCGAGTACGTCACCCCCACGCTGGTGGGCGGGACGGGCGGATTCCTGTACGGCAACTCGGTTGCCGATGCGTTCGGCGCCGGGTTCGACTGGCAGACAGGGTCTGTTCTAGCAATAGCCCTCTTTGTCGCGGTCGCCTTGACGACCATGTTGTTCGTCCGTTCGCTCCGCTCTGGCGGCGCTTCGGTTGGGATGGTGCGATGA
- a CDS encoding Rossmann-fold NAD(P)-binding domain-containing protein yields MSRTSTDRLAEIRRVFERRYEQRIFAELTDQVVQHHDERPFDIVDDVANRVLRFLRNDAVVGKHLIFSYGPDGPWAIGRVTLGAPGNFAIEDARYDSVDDAARAVFHARRRDFLERVHAGKTSSSKTENEGQ; encoded by the coding sequence ATGAGTCGAACATCGACGGACAGACTCGCTGAAATTCGGCGGGTCTTCGAACGGCGCTACGAACAGCGTATTTTCGCCGAGCTCACTGACCAGGTCGTGCAGCATCACGACGAGAGACCCTTCGACATCGTCGATGATGTCGCCAACCGAGTGCTGCGCTTCTTGCGCAATGATGCGGTCGTCGGCAAGCACCTGATCTTCTCGTACGGTCCCGATGGCCCCTGGGCTATCGGCCGAGTAACGCTCGGCGCCCCCGGGAACTTTGCAATCGAGGACGCCAGATACGACTCCGTGGACGACGCGGCGAGAGCAGTGTTCCATGCACGCCGTCGGGACTTCCTGGAACGTGTCCACGCGGGCAAGACCTCTTCATCCAAGACCGAAAATGAGGGACAATGA
- a CDS encoding ABC transporter substrate-binding protein: MGSAADEPGDLGVYTYRGFEAPELWGEYAAAYPGKTPTFQFLDSDAQAFAKVQSGLRTDIVQASVGYALDYVNAKLVQPWDTSAIANFSQLDPELLKYGQIDGAQVCIPTDFGFNAPLYRTDRVEPTENSWSLIFDDRYKGQITWYDGPVDMLTITGMYQRVSDPLNMSAAEVDEAKKFLIEKKKLVRNITSSPTDVQTDLQQGNIAIAAGNSYVYTALAAAGADVTYMQPKEGRLAWSDGFMLTSGSSNPRHAHDFASAWLSAPSGQYELDVLGMVSPNRKVNYGTMRPDVRSQLGLDKPGPFSPPAAFFMGHCPKRTEYGRAWDEVKAS; this comes from the coding sequence ATGGGTTCTGCGGCCGACGAGCCAGGTGACCTCGGCGTATACACCTATCGTGGCTTCGAGGCACCGGAGCTATGGGGTGAATATGCCGCGGCGTACCCGGGCAAGACGCCGACATTCCAGTTCCTCGACTCCGATGCTCAGGCATTCGCGAAGGTCCAGTCAGGCCTCAGGACCGATATCGTGCAGGCGTCGGTGGGTTATGCGCTGGATTACGTAAACGCAAAGTTGGTGCAGCCGTGGGACACTTCCGCGATCGCGAACTTCTCGCAACTCGATCCGGAGCTCCTGAAGTACGGCCAGATTGACGGCGCACAGGTCTGTATCCCTACCGACTTCGGCTTCAACGCACCGCTTTATCGCACCGACCGGGTCGAACCCACAGAGAATTCGTGGAGCCTGATCTTCGATGATCGTTACAAGGGCCAGATAACTTGGTACGACGGTCCCGTTGACATGTTGACGATTACCGGCATGTACCAGCGTGTGTCGGATCCGCTAAACATGAGCGCGGCCGAGGTCGATGAAGCAAAGAAATTCTTGATCGAAAAGAAGAAGCTTGTCCGCAACATCACCTCGTCGCCGACCGACGTTCAGACCGATCTACAGCAGGGCAACATCGCTATTGCTGCGGGGAATTCGTATGTGTACACCGCGCTCGCGGCCGCTGGCGCCGACGTCACATACATGCAGCCCAAGGAAGGCCGGCTCGCGTGGAGCGACGGATTCATGCTGACCTCGGGCTCGAGCAATCCGCGCCACGCTCACGACTTTGCAAGCGCTTGGCTTAGCGCCCCTTCCGGCCAGTACGAGCTTGATGTTCTCGGAATGGTCTCCCCAAATCGCAAGGTGAACTACGGCACGATGAGGCCTGACGTGCGGTCGCAGCTCGGCTTGGACAAGCCGGGTCCCTTCAGCCCGCCGGCGGCCTTCTTCATGGGGCACTGCCCCAAGCGCACGGAATACGGCCGGGCCTGGGATGAAGTGAAGGCGTCGTGA
- a CDS encoding ABC transporter ATP-binding protein — MQLRGVQMRYGDDVVVHNLNLTIDGGEFFTLLGPSGCGKTTTLRMVAGFESPSAGEILIGGNNVVGVPPERRPTNTVFQHYALFPHLSVLDNVAYGLRRKGMKPREARKQAGTELERVGLTPHMSRKPGQLSGGQQQRVALARALVNLPKVLLLDEPLGALDLKMRKTLQWELRSIQRDVGITFIYVTHDQEEALTMSDRIAVMRDGHFEQIGTPQDVYARPESSFVASFVGVANQLDAAVVKQTGSITTVRLDIGAEFEVDTRLPVPSSRCRAVLRPEALHVRPVGTPVPNGWLAVDGIAGQAAYLGTGSSLTFDVNNGRTQMTALVAGDTALVPAPGDALQVQWCAKDVHLVPSVEPTQ, encoded by the coding sequence GTGCAGCTTCGCGGCGTTCAGATGCGCTACGGGGATGACGTCGTTGTGCACAATCTCAACCTCACCATCGACGGCGGCGAGTTTTTCACCTTGCTCGGCCCCTCGGGATGTGGCAAAACCACGACACTGCGGATGGTGGCCGGCTTCGAATCCCCTTCTGCAGGAGAGATCCTCATCGGCGGGAACAACGTCGTTGGTGTGCCTCCCGAGCGTCGTCCCACAAACACGGTGTTTCAGCACTACGCGTTGTTCCCCCACCTCAGTGTGCTCGACAACGTTGCCTATGGTCTCCGTCGGAAAGGTATGAAGCCTCGCGAAGCTCGCAAGCAGGCGGGTACGGAGCTCGAGCGGGTGGGCTTGACACCACACATGTCGCGCAAACCTGGCCAACTGTCCGGCGGCCAGCAGCAGCGCGTGGCACTGGCGCGAGCGCTGGTCAATTTGCCCAAGGTGTTGTTGCTCGACGAACCGCTCGGCGCACTCGATCTAAAGATGCGAAAGACCCTGCAATGGGAGCTGCGGAGCATTCAGCGCGACGTGGGGATCACGTTCATCTACGTGACGCATGACCAAGAAGAGGCATTGACAATGTCTGACCGAATCGCAGTTATGCGCGACGGGCACTTCGAGCAGATCGGGACACCACAGGATGTGTACGCGCGGCCTGAATCGTCCTTCGTCGCAAGTTTCGTCGGGGTCGCGAACCAACTGGACGCCGCCGTTGTGAAGCAGACCGGCAGCATCACCACGGTGCGCCTCGATATCGGAGCCGAGTTCGAGGTCGACACCAGGTTGCCGGTCCCCAGTAGCCGCTGCCGGGCTGTGCTCCGGCCAGAGGCCCTACACGTGCGGCCAGTCGGCACGCCAGTACCGAATGGATGGCTCGCGGTCGACGGAATCGCCGGGCAGGCTGCATATTTGGGGACCGGTTCGAGCTTGACGTTTGACGTGAACAACGGGCGCACCCAAATGACCGCACTGGTGGCCGGCGACACGGCACTAGTTCCCGCACCTGGCGATGCGCTCCAAGTTCAGTGGTGCGCCAAGGACGTCCACTTGGTTCCTAGCGTGGAGCCCACGCAGTGA